The Fodinibius salinus genome includes a window with the following:
- the mraY gene encoding phospho-N-acetylmuramoyl-pentapeptide-transferase, whose protein sequence is MLYELLHWFEVNFQPAGFGAFEFITTRAAVAAAMALFISVMIGQRIIKWLEKMQLREVIRDDIGLDNHLGKAHTPTMGGIIILLAVLIPALLWMKMDSIYTWMIILVTLLLGIVGFVDDYIKVVKQDKSGLSGTFKIIGQISVGLMVGLTLYFWPEFQDFNTLTTVPFLKSVNIDYAFLGEALGWVIYIPMVIFVITAVSNATNLTDGLDGLAAGTSAIAGLILGIFAYVSGRTDFSDFLDIIYLPGSGELTIFCASLVGACMGFLWYNTHPASVFMGDTGSLALGGSFGALALMLHKELLLPIICGIFFIETISVIIQTTYFKFTKRKYGEGKRVFLMTPIHHHFEKKGLPESKIVVRFWIIALLLGILSLLTLKLR, encoded by the coding sequence ATGCTTTACGAACTTCTACATTGGTTTGAAGTTAATTTTCAACCTGCCGGTTTTGGTGCTTTCGAATTTATCACTACCCGCGCAGCGGTTGCTGCAGCTATGGCACTGTTCATCAGCGTGATGATTGGACAGCGCATTATTAAATGGCTCGAAAAAATGCAGCTTCGCGAAGTTATTCGAGACGATATCGGCCTCGACAACCATCTCGGTAAAGCACATACCCCAACCATGGGCGGTATTATTATACTATTGGCAGTACTCATCCCTGCACTCTTGTGGATGAAGATGGACAGTATTTACACCTGGATGATCATACTTGTCACTTTACTGCTGGGCATTGTGGGTTTTGTAGATGATTACATTAAAGTTGTAAAACAGGATAAATCGGGACTAAGTGGAACGTTTAAAATTATTGGGCAAATTAGTGTGGGATTAATGGTGGGCCTAACTCTTTACTTCTGGCCCGAATTCCAGGACTTCAATACACTTACTACAGTCCCCTTCCTGAAAAGCGTAAATATTGACTACGCCTTTTTAGGGGAAGCGCTGGGATGGGTCATCTACATCCCCATGGTTATTTTTGTGATCACAGCAGTAAGTAACGCCACGAATTTAACGGACGGTCTCGACGGCCTTGCCGCCGGTACCTCCGCTATTGCGGGTCTCATCCTGGGTATTTTTGCTTATGTATCGGGACGTACTGATTTTTCTGATTTTCTTGACATTATTTACCTGCCGGGCTCTGGAGAGTTGACTATTTTTTGTGCCTCTCTTGTGGGAGCCTGTATGGGTTTTCTCTGGTATAATACGCATCCCGCATCAGTCTTTATGGGAGATACCGGATCGCTGGCACTAGGTGGTTCCTTCGGCGCTCTTGCACTCATGCTCCATAAAGAATTACTGTTGCCCATTATCTGCGGCATCTTTTTTATAGAAACAATTTCTGTCATTATCCAGACGACCTATTTCAAATTTACAAAGCGCAAATACGGTGAGGGGAAACGTGTTTTTTTGATGACCCCCATCCACCATCACTTTGAGAAAAAAGGACTGCCGGAATCTAAAATTGTAGTACGCTTTTGGATTATTGCGCTTCTCTTGGGAATTCTAAGTCTGCTAACACTAAAGCTGCGATGA
- a CDS encoding Mur ligase family protein, producing MRDITNKHIVVVGAARSGLAVALLLNSKGATVFVTDHSTISEQTKAKLNNQEIPFEENGHTRQAHNGDFLVLSPGVPSDAPLVQQYRKADKDIFSEIEIASRFNNSPLVAVTGSNGKTTVANWLDHTWTIAERNHFTAGNIGSAFSDNVHESSSDCDGLLEVSSFQLDHIETFKAHISLLLNITPDHLDRYQNDFSKYAASKFRITENQTSDDWFIYNYDDSTVAAHAQSLKKKRMRLNCWHFHSVGNPTNRTVLSSETRTSC from the coding sequence ATGAGAGATATCACAAATAAACATATCGTTGTTGTAGGAGCTGCCCGCAGCGGCTTGGCTGTAGCATTGCTACTCAATAGCAAAGGAGCAACTGTGTTTGTAACGGATCACAGCACTATTTCTGAGCAGACAAAAGCCAAGCTTAACAATCAGGAAATTCCATTTGAAGAAAATGGCCATACCCGCCAGGCCCATAATGGAGACTTTTTAGTGTTAAGTCCCGGTGTGCCATCAGATGCGCCGCTGGTACAACAGTACCGAAAAGCAGACAAAGACATATTTTCGGAAATTGAAATCGCAAGCAGGTTTAACAACAGTCCCCTTGTAGCTGTCACAGGCAGTAACGGCAAAACAACGGTGGCTAACTGGCTTGATCACACATGGACAATAGCCGAGCGCAATCATTTTACAGCCGGTAATATTGGCTCAGCATTTTCGGATAACGTACACGAGTCTAGCTCTGACTGTGATGGCCTTTTGGAAGTAAGCAGTTTTCAACTTGACCATATTGAGACATTTAAGGCACATATCAGTTTGTTATTGAACATAACACCGGATCATTTGGATCGATACCAGAATGATTTTTCGAAGTATGCGGCATCGAAATTTCGTATTACTGAAAACCAGACCAGCGATGACTGGTTCATCTACAATTATGATGATTCCACCGTTGCGGCACACGCGCAATCGCTAAAAAAAAAGAGAATGCGCCTCAACTGCTGGCATTTTCACTCCGTCGGGAACCCGACGAACCGCACTGTGCTTTCATCCGAAACCAGAACATCATGCTAA
- a CDS encoding glutamate ligase domain-containing protein, translating into MPTSNIKISGKHNLKNGLATALAARASEIKSDVIRESLRTFEGVEHRLEHVRTVDSVNYINDSKATNINAVWYALDSFDVPLTLILGGRDKGNDYSELVDQIKEKVHTIIAIGEAQPLIEEQLKSVVPNLKTSKTMNDAVRMAKQGAKQGEAVLLSPACSSFDMYDNYKHRGNEFKKAVNRL; encoded by the coding sequence ATGCCTACTAGCAACATAAAAATTTCCGGCAAGCACAATTTGAAAAATGGGTTGGCTACAGCCCTGGCTGCTCGTGCATCAGAAATTAAAAGTGATGTAATCCGTGAAAGTCTGCGCACCTTCGAGGGCGTAGAACATCGCTTGGAACATGTGCGAACGGTAGACAGTGTGAACTATATAAACGACAGCAAGGCTACTAACATCAATGCCGTTTGGTATGCGCTAGACAGTTTTGACGTGCCGCTTACGCTCATTTTAGGTGGACGCGACAAGGGCAACGATTACAGTGAACTAGTTGACCAAATTAAAGAAAAAGTGCACACCATTATTGCGATCGGCGAAGCGCAACCACTTATCGAAGAGCAGCTTAAATCGGTTGTGCCAAATTTAAAAACATCCAAGACAATGAATGATGCTGTCCGGATGGCAAAACAAGGAGCTAAACAGGGAGAGGCCGTTTTGTTAAGTCCTGCCTGCTCTTCATTCGATATGTATGATAATTACAAACATCGAGGCAACGAATTTAAAAAAGCAGTAAACCGGCTTTAA
- a CDS encoding FtsW/RodA/SpoVE family cell cycle protein: MLYTTPNKNVSSILGTSPDEMDTPGRGSDRILLISVIVLMVFGVLAIYSAIAYFAETNQTTAGSLITGHVFKLGIAFLAMLIASKIDYHLIAKFSRLGIVIGWVLLLAVTVFGTESFGAKRSLSIGGLSFQPAAFASLALLIHISVLLDEKQEYIKDFKRTFLPIMFWVVATCGLIGLQDFSSAAVLLGLSLLVMFVGGISMSQLGTLMLIGIMGAGILIWQSPERQSRISNYLEQINNINSSELNIEEGYQAQQAHIAIAQGEIFGVGIGQSSQRDFLPAPYNDFIFAIIAEEYGLVGSMLVIVLFTVILFRGIGKIAKSAPDPLGMLMAVGCTLSIVFYGFINAGVASGLLPVTGLPMPFVSYGGTNILFAGIMVGILMNISKYNNDKKAVFYA, translated from the coding sequence ATGCTATACACAACGCCAAATAAAAATGTGTCTTCTATCTTGGGTACCAGCCCTGATGAGATGGATACACCGGGCCGAGGCAGTGATCGGATCCTGCTGATATCGGTTATTGTGCTTATGGTATTTGGTGTGCTGGCGATCTATTCTGCTATCGCTTACTTTGCTGAAACAAACCAAACCACGGCTGGCAGCCTTATTACCGGACATGTTTTTAAGCTGGGTATCGCTTTCCTGGCTATGCTGATTGCATCAAAAATTGACTATCATCTCATAGCCAAATTTAGCCGGCTGGGTATTGTCATTGGTTGGGTTCTACTCTTGGCCGTCACCGTATTTGGAACTGAATCCTTTGGTGCCAAGCGATCTCTCAGTATCGGCGGCCTTTCATTCCAACCCGCAGCCTTTGCATCACTTGCACTACTCATCCACATATCGGTACTGCTTGATGAAAAACAAGAATATATCAAAGATTTCAAGCGTACATTTCTACCCATCATGTTCTGGGTGGTCGCTACATGCGGACTTATCGGACTTCAGGACTTCAGCAGTGCTGCTGTTTTACTCGGTCTGTCACTGTTAGTCATGTTTGTAGGAGGCATTAGCATGTCACAACTGGGAACATTAATGCTAATAGGCATAATGGGTGCCGGCATCTTAATCTGGCAATCTCCCGAACGGCAAAGCCGTATCAGCAACTATCTTGAGCAAATAAACAACATCAATAGCAGTGAGTTAAATATTGAAGAAGGATACCAGGCACAGCAGGCACATATTGCCATTGCTCAGGGTGAAATTTTTGGCGTAGGTATTGGGCAAAGCAGCCAACGCGATTTTTTACCAGCTCCCTACAATGATTTTATCTTTGCGATTATTGCCGAAGAATACGGGCTCGTGGGATCAATGCTTGTTATCGTTTTATTTACTGTTATTCTGTTCCGCGGGATCGGTAAAATCGCCAAGAGTGCGCCCGACCCTCTCGGTATGCTGATGGCTGTAGGCTGTACACTTTCTATTGTTTTTTACGGATTTATTAATGCCGGCGTCGCCAGCGGACTGTTACCCGTTACCGGCCTGCCTATGCCCTTTGTAAGCTATGGCGGAACCAATATTCTGTTTGCGGGCATTATGGTTGGCATCCTGATGAACATTTCGAAATATAATAACGACAAAAAGGCGGTCTTCTATGCATAG
- the murG gene encoding undecaprenyldiphospho-muramoylpentapeptide beta-N-acetylglucosaminyltransferase: MHSAAKDISYQHRGTASEQGTIKVLVAAGGTGGHVYPAIAIAEALQNEYGNTEILFVGTRNHLEWEAVPKAGFNITNIWISGFHRRLTLKNLLFPIKLVTSLMQSIGIVRRFDPDAVISCGGYAAGPTAWVANKMGVPLFIQEQNSFPGVTNRILGRSAERIFTAFKDADHYFPIDKTQIAGNPTRKSLTNADQQEALEEFSFGSDQKTLLVLGGSGGARSINEAMLDHIDQMHNQMELQIIWQCGERYFDQIRNQIHKKNYENLRLIDFLHNMPEAYAVADLVISRAGALSCSELALTGKPSILVPSPNVAGDHQRKNARSMVEEGAAELIQDKDLKNTLAGLVEKIITDQQKLAAMNKAAKKLSRPEAAETIATEILKLIKQKST, translated from the coding sequence ATGCATAGCGCTGCAAAAGACATATCGTACCAACACCGCGGCACGGCCTCAGAACAGGGTACTATAAAGGTACTGGTTGCGGCCGGCGGTACCGGTGGACATGTATACCCCGCGATTGCTATTGCCGAGGCATTACAAAATGAGTACGGCAATACTGAAATACTCTTTGTCGGTACCAGAAATCATCTTGAATGGGAAGCCGTACCCAAAGCCGGGTTTAATATTACCAACATTTGGATCAGCGGATTTCATCGGCGACTGACACTCAAAAACCTCCTGTTCCCCATAAAACTGGTCACCAGCCTGATGCAAAGCATAGGTATTGTAAGGCGATTTGATCCGGATGCTGTTATTTCCTGCGGCGGATATGCAGCGGGGCCTACTGCTTGGGTGGCTAATAAGATGGGCGTGCCTCTTTTCATCCAAGAGCAAAACAGTTTTCCCGGTGTTACCAACCGAATTCTAGGCCGAAGCGCCGAACGTATTTTTACCGCTTTCAAAGATGCTGATCACTACTTCCCAATAGACAAGACACAAATCGCCGGTAATCCCACGCGGAAGTCACTGACCAATGCAGACCAACAAGAAGCACTTGAGGAATTTAGCTTTGGTTCCGATCAAAAAACGCTGCTTGTACTGGGCGGCAGCGGCGGAGCCCGCAGCATCAACGAAGCAATGCTCGATCATATTGATCAGATGCACAACCAGATGGAGCTACAGATTATCTGGCAATGTGGCGAGCGTTACTTTGATCAGATCCGTAATCAAATACATAAAAAGAACTATGAGAATCTGCGTCTCATAGACTTCCTGCACAATATGCCCGAAGCTTATGCCGTGGCAGACCTCGTGATCAGCAGAGCAGGTGCACTATCCTGCTCAGAATTGGCCCTCACGGGCAAACCAAGCATTCTTGTTCCATCGCCCAATGTGGCCGGTGACCATCAAAGAAAAAATGCTCGGTCGATGGTAGAGGAAGGCGCAGCAGAATTAATACAGGACAAGGATTTAAAAAATACCTTAGCCGGCCTGGTTGAAAAGATTATTACCGACCAGCAAAAACTTGCAGCAATGAATAAAGCAGCAAAGAAATTATCACGACCCGAAGCCGCAGAAACAATCGCAACCGAAATTTTAAAATTGATAAAACAAAAAAGCACCTGA
- the murC gene encoding UDP-N-acetylmuramate--L-alanine ligase, which yields MFGRTRHIHMVGIGGIGMSGMAEILLQKGYTVSGSDAKMGETIERLQELGAEIAIGHDKQNIEGCDVVVYTSAVKAEENIETKTALDQGIPVIKRAEMLAELMRMKYGVGVAGTHGKTTTTTMIGHVIQDGSFDPTIMVGGKVHSFSKTNAVVGKGDVIVVEADEFDRTFLRLTPSLGVITNIEAEHLDIYDDLEDVKQAFSEFANKAPFYGAVILCLDDSNVRSIIPSIDRRTITYGLTPQAQIRAVDIEVDHFNSSFTVINEGEKLGDITLKAPGNHNIRNALAAVAVGLELDIDFDNIKSGLERFQGVFRRFQLKADTDNVMVIDDYAHHPTEVQATLNAAREGWTDRRIVAVFQPHLYSRTQELYEEFGLSFFDAEVCVITDVYPSREEPIEGVNGQLIANAAKEYGHRKVHYVEDKTKLPDRLKEIIKSGDVIITMGAGDIYKYGEEFTEMLEKGITKLK from the coding sequence ATATTTGGACGAACCCGCCATATTCATATGGTTGGTATCGGCGGGATTGGTATGAGCGGCATGGCCGAAATATTGCTACAAAAAGGCTATACCGTCTCCGGATCAGATGCAAAAATGGGCGAAACCATTGAGCGGTTACAGGAACTTGGCGCAGAAATTGCCATTGGTCATGACAAACAAAACATCGAAGGCTGCGATGTGGTTGTGTATACAAGTGCTGTAAAAGCGGAAGAAAATATTGAAACCAAAACGGCACTTGATCAGGGTATTCCCGTTATTAAGCGGGCTGAGATGCTGGCCGAACTGATGCGTATGAAATACGGTGTTGGCGTAGCCGGCACTCACGGCAAGACCACTACTACAACTATGATTGGCCATGTGATTCAGGACGGGAGTTTTGATCCCACGATTATGGTAGGCGGCAAAGTTCACAGTTTCTCAAAAACTAATGCCGTAGTGGGCAAAGGTGACGTAATCGTGGTAGAAGCCGATGAGTTTGACCGGACATTTCTGCGACTCACCCCTTCGCTGGGTGTTATAACCAATATTGAAGCCGAGCATCTCGATATCTACGACGATTTGGAAGATGTAAAACAGGCTTTTAGTGAATTTGCCAACAAAGCACCCTTTTATGGTGCCGTTATTCTTTGCCTTGATGATTCCAATGTAAGAAGTATTATTCCATCTATCGACCGCCGCACTATCACCTATGGGTTGACGCCCCAAGCCCAAATTCGTGCCGTGGATATTGAAGTGGACCACTTTAACAGTTCATTCACTGTTATCAATGAAGGTGAGAAGCTTGGCGACATTACGCTTAAAGCACCGGGCAACCATAATATAAGAAATGCCTTGGCTGCCGTTGCCGTGGGACTGGAGCTGGATATTGATTTTGATAATATCAAGTCAGGACTGGAGCGGTTTCAGGGGGTATTTCGTCGCTTCCAGCTCAAAGCCGATACCGATAACGTGATGGTCATCGATGATTATGCCCACCATCCCACAGAAGTACAGGCCACACTCAATGCCGCTCGTGAGGGATGGACAGATCGCCGCATTGTAGCCGTATTTCAACCGCACTTGTATTCACGGACACAGGAACTTTATGAAGAGTTCGGACTCTCATTTTTTGATGCAGAGGTCTGTGTTATTACAGATGTATATCCATCCCGAGAAGAACCCATTGAGGGCGTTAACGGTCAACTTATTGCCAATGCCGCCAAAGAATACGGTCACCGCAAGGTGCATTATGTAGAAGATAAAACGAAGCTGCCCGACCGTCTGAAAGAAATTATTAAATCCGGTGATGTAATAATCACTATGGGCGCAGGCGATATTTATAAATACGGCGAAGAATTTACTGAAATGCTCGAAAAAGGAATTACAAAATTGAAATAA
- a CDS encoding cell division protein FtsQ/DivIB produces MVKNKSHNKTESTKKPLAWVAGAIFVLGLAIIGGLSWSSTVTVQEIQYRGNHFVSTERLKQVEVPTGISPDSMNFVDIIRRFKKLAYVKNAAANVEPNGNLSIDINERQPIAMLTDGSTKVYVDKHGIRLPKVLGKTIDVPILYGFSATPMSDTLHSESFKRVSDFLTNVHDKPVSNATISEVAWTEKEGVVALTNQNGVKLIFGKGNYETRLRNWEAFYGEVVKQKGIKKMRSVDLRFEGQIVTREKEI; encoded by the coding sequence ATGGTCAAAAATAAGTCACATAACAAAACCGAGAGCACCAAAAAACCGCTGGCATGGGTCGCCGGTGCTATATTTGTGCTGGGGCTGGCAATTATCGGCGGGCTGTCGTGGAGCTCTACCGTTACGGTCCAGGAAATCCAATACCGAGGCAACCATTTTGTTTCTACTGAACGGCTAAAGCAGGTGGAGGTTCCAACAGGTATAAGTCCCGACAGCATGAATTTTGTGGATATTATCCGCCGCTTCAAGAAGTTGGCCTACGTCAAAAACGCAGCTGCAAATGTAGAACCCAACGGCAACTTGTCAATAGATATCAACGAACGGCAACCCATTGCAATGCTGACGGATGGATCAACAAAAGTTTACGTAGATAAACACGGCATCCGATTGCCAAAAGTGTTGGGCAAGACCATTGATGTACCCATTCTCTATGGATTTAGTGCTACGCCCATGAGTGATACACTACATAGTGAATCTTTTAAACGAGTGTCTGATTTTTTGACCAATGTGCACGACAAACCAGTCTCTAATGCCACCATCAGTGAAGTGGCATGGACCGAAAAAGAAGGAGTTGTAGCACTGACTAATCAAAATGGAGTTAAACTTATTTTCGGCAAAGGTAATTACGAAACTCGACTTCGCAACTGGGAAGCATTTTATGGTGAAGTCGTTAAACAAAAAGGAATTAAAAAAATGCGATCAGTTGATCTTCGATTTGAAGGACAGATCGTAACGCGCGAAAAAGAAATATAA